ACGCCAATAACCCTGGCGCGGGTTTTCTCCCGCCAGGCCCGGGCCAGCCGGCCCAGCGCCGACGTCGTATCCCGCACCAGCAGCACAGGTACGTCCAGATCAAGAGGAGTGCTGGCCACCACGGCGCAGGCGCCGTTTTCCACAGCCTGGCGCGCGAATTCATGTCCGTCGAGCTTTTGCCCGACGATGCAGAAAAAGAGGTCGCCCTTGCGCACGGCCCGGCTGTCGATGCAGACCCGGCCCACGGCCAGATCATGGTCCTGTTCGATGCTTGCGGCCATGGCCGAGGCGATTTGCGTCAGGGTCATGTTCATGCCAGGCACTCCCGCACGACCTCGAAGTCCGAAAAATGACGCTTTTCCGTGCCGATGACCTGATAATCCTCATGGCCCTTGCCGGCGATGAGCAGGGCGTCTCCGGGCTGCATGCTCTTTACGGCCAGCGCGATGGCCTTGCGCCGATCGACCTCGCGCAGGACCAGACGCGCGCCGTCCAGGCCCGGTTCGATCTGATCGAGGATGGACTCGGGATTCTCGGTGCGAGGGTTGTCCGATGTGACCACGGCCACGTCGGCATGCCTGGCCACAGCCGCGCCCATGAGCGGCCTCTTGCTCGCGTCGCGATCGCCGCCGCAACCGAACACCGTGATCAGGCGCTTGAAACCCATGCTTTTGAGCGCCACGGAAACTTTCTCCAGCGCGTCCGGAGTGTGGGCATAGTCAATAAATATGTTCAGATCGCGCGTATTGGGCACCCTCTCCAGGCGTCCGGGAGCACCCAGCGCCTGACTCAGGCAAGCGCACTGCGCTGCGGTCAGCCCCAGCAGCAGTCCGGTGCCCACGGCGGAAAGCAGATTGTAGGCGTTGTGACGGCCTACCAGGCTCGTGCGCAGTTCCCAGGTATTTCCGTCATGACTGATGCCAAGGGTCATGCCCTCGATCCCGGCGCTAAGGATCCGGCACCGCAGCTCGGCATCGTCGGAATCGAGTCCGAATCCCAGCAGATCGGGACGCATCATTTTCAGACGCCGCCCATACTCGTCGTCGACATTGACGAGGCCCCGGGCGCAACGCGCCGGGCCATCCAGAAACAAACGGCCCTTGGCCTCGAAATACCGCTCCATGTCCCCATGGTAGTCCAGGTGGTCCTGAGTCAGGTTGGAGAACACGCCCACGGTCATGGGCAACCCGGCGGTACGTTCCTGGTCCAGGGCGTGGGAGGAGACTTCCATGACCAGATCTTCCACGCCGTCACGGACCATGCGGCCGATGATCCCGTGCAGGCTCAGGCAGTCCGGCGTGGTCATGGTCGCCGGAACCTGCACTCCGGGCCAGGAACAGTGCACCGTGCCGATGAGGCCCGTCATCAATCCATTGGCGCTGAGCAGGAAATGAATCAGATGCGCGGTCGTGGTCTTGCCGTTGGTGCCGGTCACGCCGACAATCCTCGGCAGACGGGACTCCGTCCCGCAGGCCGCGCGGGCCAGCACGCCAAGGGTCTGCGCGGGGTTCGGCACCGCGAGAGTGGAGACGCCCTCCACCGGGGCGACAGTGACACCCTCTTTGTGCACCACGACCGTCGCGCCACGAGCCACCGCATCCTCGATGAACCGCGCGCCGTCCACCCGTGTGCCTGATAACGCAACGAAAACGTCGCCAGGCATGACCGCACCCGAATGGGTGCGCAGCCCGGTTCCGCTTCGAAGCATTTCAAGCACGTTCTGTAGAGTCATCTGGTCCATCCCTAACCCGCTTGCCCTGTCAGCCAGAGCTGACATTTCTTGTCCGCCGGCCATTTTTCGCCGGGGAGCGGCTTTTGCTTATCGATGATCACGCCTTGCCCCTTGACCACGGGAACAATCCCGCGCGCCACAAGGATCTCAAGCGCCTCGCGCACTGTCGCACCCTGCAGATCCGGCATGAATTCCTGATCCACGCTGATATTTTCCATGCGTTGCACCGGGGCCCAAAACCGTTCCGGCGACACTTTTGCCATCTGCATCGTCTCCACCGGCTCGGCCAGCATGCCCGAAGAGTTGAGCAGCTGGACCCCTATATTGCGGACTTCGGGGGCAACCAGCACGCCGCCATAATGTCCGGCCTTGGGCTCATCAACCATCATGCAGACCAGATAGCGGGGCTTGTCGGCCGGAAAAATGGCCACAAACGATGCGACATACCCCCCGCCATAACCACCGGTCGGACTCGCTTTCTGGGCCGTCCCGGTCTTGCCTGCGACCCTCACCCCTTCGATGCGCGCCTGAGTGCCGGTGCCGTCTTCCTGGACCACTTCCTCAAGCATGGCCATGACCATTCTGGCCACATCCGAATCAAAGATGCGTTTGCCTTCCACCGGTCTTCCGGCCTCGTGCACGAGACGCAGCGGCTGGCGGACCCCGCCGTTGGCGATGCACAGATATGCATCGGCCATCTGCAGCATGGTCACGCCCAAACCCTGCCCAAAAGAAATATTGGCCAACTCGACATCTTTCCATTGATGGACGGGATTGAGCAGCCCCGCCGATTCTCCGGGCAGGGGCAGCCCGATCCTGCGTCCGAAGCCGAGTTCCTGCAAATAGCTATGGAACTTGGCCGCGCCGAGCTCAAGACCGATTTTTGCCGCGCCGATATTGCTCGAATAACGGATGATCTTGCTGACGGTCAGATTTTCGTACTTGTGCGTATCCTTGACGCGACGGCCTTTGACGCTCCACTTTCCGTTTTCGCAATAATACTCTTTCGTCGGGGTGCAGACCTTCTCCTGCAACGCCGCCGCGACCATGATCGGCTTCATGGTCGAGCCCGGCTCGAAAATATCCACGGCCATGCGGTTCTTCCACTCGCCACGCGTCTTCTTGACCGCGTTGGGATTGAAGAACGGATAGTGCCCCCAGGCCAGGATCTCGCCCGTGGGCACCTCGACCACCAGCGCCATCCCGGATTTGCCCTTGGCCCGGATCACGCTACGCTCCAGGGCTTCCTCGGTGGCCAGCTGCACTTGACTGTCCAGAGTCAGGCGCAAGTCCTGACCGTTGAAAGAGCTCCTGTCCCCGCTTTCCAGCGACGACAGCCTTTTGCCGGCCGCATCCTTCTGCACGGTGTACTTGGTGGATGACGGCATGAGCAGGTCGTTGAAACTATTCTCAAGCCCCTCGATGCCGCGCCCGTCAATGTTCACGAAGCCGAGCAACTGCCCGGCCATGTGCCCCTGCGGATACTGACGGGAATTCTCGGTTTCCAAATAGACCCCGGGAAGCATCTCGGCCTTGACCGCCTCCGCCTGCGCGTCACTGATCTTGCGGGCCACCCACACGAAACGTTTCTTGGGACCCAGCATGGCTGCGAGACTTTTGGGACTCATGCCCAGAATCGAACCGAGACGATGCGAGACCTCCCAGACGTCCTTGACCTCGTTGGGACGGACATAGACGGACGGGGTCGCGATGGTCTTGGCCAGCAGGAGTCCGTTGCGATCGAAAATCTCGCCGCGCTTTCCGGAAACGGTTTCCGAGGCCCAGTACTGGCGGTTGGCCATCTTGGCGTACTCGGGTCCCTTGACCACTTGCACGAAGTAGGCCCGGGCCCAGAGCCCCAGAAGCGCCAAAGCGAAAAGAACCCCGGCAAAGAGTATCTTGCCGCGGCTTCTGTCCTTTGATGGCTTACTTCCGGTTTTCGTCACTATTGAGCCCTGCCCTGGCTATTACTGCATGCTGCGTATCTGGTCCCGCCTGGGAGGCTGCAAACCCGCCTTTTCCGCCCGGTCGCGCAGCGTCGCCGGGGCGAGCAGATAATGCAGCTCCACCTGTAATTTCGAATGCTGATCCTGCTTTTCCTGCAGTTCGCGTTCAAGTATTTTCAATTCATAAGCCAGATCAACCCGTTCGATATTGACCCATACCAAAGCCAATCCGAGAATTATGGTCACCAAAAACATGATACCGATAGTCATATATCCTTGGCCGGTCTCGCTCACCGCGTCTCTCCGTCAACTCGCTCCGCCACGCGCAGCTTGGCGCTGCGGCTGCGGCTGTTGGCCCGCATCTCGTCCTCGGTGGGAATAAGCGGCTTGCGAAAGGGGAGCCTGAGCTTTTGCGTATGTCCGCACTGACACACGGGGTACTCCCGTGGACACAGGCAAGCGGAACTTTCCTTGCGAAAAGCCCTCTTCACAATGCGGTCTTCCAAAGAATGGAAGGAAATGACGCAGATACGCGCTCCAGGCCGCAAGTAATCAACAATCCGCTCCAGAAAAAATTCAACTTCCCGCAACTCCTGATTCACTTCCAGCCGCAGGGCCTGAAAGGTTTTGGTCGCGGGATGATTGCGCGACAATGCGCGCCGCTTGGCCGGATACGCCGCAGCCACGATGCGAGCCAGCTCCAGGGTGGATTCGATTCGGGCAGTTTCCCTAACCTTGACGATGGCGCTTGCGATGCGCCCGGCCATGGGCTCTTCGCCGTAGTCCCACAGCAACTGACGCAGCCGCTCGAAAGAGGCTCCATTGACGATGGCCGATGCGGGTTCACCGCCTGACCCAGGGTCCATGCGCATGTCAAGAGGACCATCCTGCAAAAAGGAAAAGCCCCGCTCCGGGCTGTCCAGCTGCAGGGAAGACACGCCCAGATCGGCGATCACGCCGTCAAGCTTGTCCCAACCCGCTTCCCGCAGGGCCCTGGAAAAATGCTGAAACGAGGTATGGGCCAGCTGCACGTTCTCGCCGTACTGCGCCAGCCTCTCCCCGGCCTTGGCCAAGGCCTGTTCGTCCCGGTCCAGCCCCAAAAGCCGGGCCTGCCCATTGGTAAGCTCCATCAACCGGGCAGCATGTCCGCCCAGCCCAAGGGTCGCGTCCATGTAGAATCCGCCGGGATGCGGCGCGATCCAATGCATGACCTCTTCAAGCATGACCGGAATGTGATCGGAATATGCGTCCATGGCCCCTCCGATCAGAACCGCAGTTCAAATCCTTTTTCGGCCAGATCGTCCATGACCTGGTCGACATTCTCCTGCAGGGCGTTACGTCCTGCCTCAAAACGCTCCTGATCCCAAATCTCGAATTTCCGTCCCACCCCGGCCAGGACGATGTCTTTCTGCAGGCCCGCGTAATTGCGCAGATGCGGCGGAATAAGAATCCGCCCCTGCTTGTCGAGGGTCACCTCGGCGGCGCCGGAGATAAAAAAGCGATGGAAATCCCGAACCTTGCGATCGGCCATATTCAACTTTGAAAAACTCTGTTCAATGATTTCCCATTCTGGCAGTGGGTAGGCGGCAACACAATCATCGAAATTGGTCAGCACAAGCTTGCCGTCCGGAGAATTGGCGAACACCTCGTCGCGAAATTCCGGGGGCAGCATGAGCCGTCCCTTGGGATCTTGCGTACGTTGTGAATGCCCTCTGAACATGTTGTCTCCTCAGCCCTTTCCACTTTTTACCACTTTTTACCACTCTTACCCATGCATCTCTTGGGGAGTCAAGCCATTCCTCCATTTTTTACGGATTTGCTTTCTAAAAAAAACTTTGCGCCCACGCCAATTCCGCACCGTCAAAAACCACCCCTGCGCCCCGGACAACCCTAACCGAGGGCAGCTTTCACCCCCAACCGCGACGACCAAAAGACAACTCCTTGAAACGACATATCTTTGCCCTTATTCGCCACGCCTTTGCCAAAAAACAGGGCTTTTCTGAACAAAACATCGATACGCTCACAAACTTCATTTTGACGGCTTCATTTCCTTGACTCTCTATTTTGAGAGGCATATCCCCGGGAGTGGATACGATAACGTATAGCCTCCCAGCTTAATAACATGTAATTTTTGATATAGTTTTCAAATTTTTATCTATCATAAAATTTAAAAAACAGTATTATCATGCAATTATTTCTGCATGATGATACAACCATGATCTTTCTCAACGTATCATTTAAATAATGTAAAATAGAGAAAAAAAAGTGATTTCTTTCACTTTACCAGAAAAATGGAACTAGATTTCTTACTGACATGCGCATTGGGAGCAACACTCATTGGCTTGGGCACAAGCCACGTATCTCCCCGCTGGTGGATCATTTCCATTCTGACAGCATCGACGTGCGCGTTTTGGGCTGCCGCCAAAACCCTGTCCAGCGGTTCCGTCTGGGAATGGCACAGCGGCTGGACCCTTGGCGGCGAGCACGTATTTATGCGTCTGGATGCGATCAGCGCCTTTTTTCTGCTGCTCCTGGCCGTCGTTGGAGCCTCGGGAGCTTTTTACAGCCGGACATATTGGCCGCAAAAAAAACACCCCCGCTCCGCAAGGCAAAGCCGACTGTGGTGGAGCGCCATGCTGGCCAGCATGGGAATGGTGCTGACCCAGTCCAACGGGCTGCACTTTCTTTTTGCCTGGGAATCCTTTGCCTTAAGCGCCTATTTCCTGGTCACCCTGGAACGCGACAACCCCAAAGTCCGGGCTGCGGGCCGACTCTACCTCGTCGCATCCCATGCCGGAACACTGGCGCTTTTCGGTTTTTTCACGTCACTAGCCGCGCAAACGGGCAGCTGGGAACTTGGTCCCATGACATCGCAAACCTCCCTGGCCCCGCTCTTCTGGCTCGCCCTGCTGGGCTTCGGCATCAAGGCAGGCATCTTTCCGCTGCACATCTGGCTGCCCTCGGCACACGCAAACGCCCCCAGCCATGTTTCGGCCATCATGTCCGGCGTGGCCATCAAAATGGGAATTTACGGGCTGGTTCGCTTCAGCTCCTGGCTTCCCCTACCCGCAGGCGCGGGCTGGGTCGTGGCGGGCCTCGGCTGCATCAGCGCCGTGCTGGGAGTCGCCTTCGCCCTGGGACAGCATGACTTGAAGCGTCTGCTGGCCTATCACAGCGTGGAAAACATCGGCATCATCCTCATCGGGCTGGGCTTCGCCATGATCGCCCTGGACCAGGGCCGCCCGGAGTGGGGCCTACTGGCCCTGAGCGGCGGACTGCTGCATGTCTGGAATCACGGGCTCTTCAAGGCGTTGCTTTTCCTGGGCGCGGGAGCCGTGCTGCACTCCACCGGTACACGGGAAATGAGCCGCCTGGGAGGACTCTGGAAGACCATGCCCTGGACGGCCGCGCTCTTCACCCTCGGAGCCATGGCCATCAGCGGCCTGCCTCCGCTGAACGGATTCGTCAGCGAATGGCTGATCTTTTCCGGGCTGTTCGACGCCGGCAGGCTGAGGACCGCCGCATCCCTGGGCGCGGTACCCGCCGCCATCCTGCTGGGCGTGACCGGAGCTCTGGCCCTGGCCTGTTTCGTCAAGGTCTGCGGAGTGGTCTTTTTGGGTGCCCCCCGTTCAGAGGATGCGGCAAACGCTCACGAATGCAGCACAGGCATGCGCGCGGCCATGGGCGTACTGGCCTTGGGGTGCCTGATCATCGGCCTGGCTCCCGCGTTTTTCTGGCCTACGCTACTGCGGGTTGCGGGCGTCTGGGCGCAGACGGCCCCGGACAGCGGCATTGCCAACCATCTCGCCCCCCTGGGAACAGCCCATGCGATCCTGGCCCTGGCGATCCTGGCCACGGCAGCGGCCGCCATCGCCCTGCTGCGCGGCCGGCAAACACGCCGCCAGACCTGGGATTGCGGCTACCGCGCACCGACTGCGCGCATGCAATACACCGCCGGTTCTTTTGCAGGCATCATCACCGCATGGTTCGGCTGGATTCTCCGGCCCTCCGTGCATGCCAGCCTGCCCGAAGACATCTTTCCGGCCAGGTCCAGCCTGGAAAGCCACACGCCCGAGACGGTTCTGGAACAGGTGGTGACCCCGGCCGCCAATTCCTTCCTCCGTCTTGCGGACTTTGCGCGAACGTTCCAGCACGGACGCGTCCAATCATATCTCTTGTATCTGTGCGCGGCCCTCGTCATGTTATCCATCGCCGCCATCCTTTGAACCGAGTAAACAGCCATGTCCTCAAAAAACCGGACCGCAAAAAATCCCATGTACATTAATCTTATTCAAATAGCCGAATCCTTTGGAGTTTCCGAGCACGTCATCATGGAATGGGTGCGCAAGGAAGGCATGCCCCATGTCCATGACCGTGACCGCATCCTCTTCGAGCGCTCCCAAGTCATGGACTGGGCGGCCAGCCACGGGCTCGGCGGTCAGGGCGGATTCCTCTCGGAACCTGCGCCCTCGCTGGCCAATTCCCGGGAACTGGTCACGCTTCTGCGTCGGGGAGGAATCTGGCACGACGTGAACACGGCCGACCTTGACAGTGTGTTCGAACGCATCGTGCGCAATCTGCCCGGCCTGCCCGCGGCCGTATCGAACATGCTCGCGCAGCGCATCCTGGCCCCCGGCGGCATTACCGCAGCCCCCGTGGGCGCCGGGTTCGCCCTTCCCCATCCGGCCATGCGGGTCGCCTTGGGCGAGGCGTGCGCGCTGGTAGCGCTCATCGAACTGAACTCGGCCTGGAGCGCGGTCCAGCCCCCCGATGGCATCCCCGTCACCCGTCTGCTCTTTTTCATTTCGCCGACTCCCCGCCTGCATGTGAACATGCTCGGACTTTTGGCGCGCAGCATCGCTTCCGGCATGCTGAATCAGGCGCTGGACAACGGCGCGGACGACGAAACGCTGCTGCGGATCTTTGCCGAATGTGCAGGCAAGGACGTTCCGCGAGCAGATGGAGCGCCTCTATGATCGCCGCGTTCCTGAGCATTTCCGGTCTGAGTCTGCTCCTGGCCATGTGCGTGGGCCGCACGCATCCGCGCATCTGGCTGGGACTCAGCGCCGCCTCGGCCCTGAGCGGACTGTATGCGGCCCTGCTCGTACTCATCACGACGCAGGCGTGGCTCTGGCACGGCGATTTCGATCTGGGCGGAGAAACTCCTTTTTTGCGTCTTGA
This DNA window, taken from Desulfomicrobium sp. ZS1, encodes the following:
- a CDS encoding proton-conducting transporter membrane subunit codes for the protein MGTSHVSPRWWIISILTASTCAFWAAAKTLSSGSVWEWHSGWTLGGEHVFMRLDAISAFFLLLLAVVGASGAFYSRTYWPQKKHPRSARQSRLWWSAMLASMGMVLTQSNGLHFLFAWESFALSAYFLVTLERDNPKVRAAGRLYLVASHAGTLALFGFFTSLAAQTGSWELGPMTSQTSLAPLFWLALLGFGIKAGIFPLHIWLPSAHANAPSHVSAIMSGVAIKMGIYGLVRFSSWLPLPAGAGWVVAGLGCISAVLGVAFALGQHDLKRLLAYHSVENIGIILIGLGFAMIALDQGRPEWGLLALSGGLLHVWNHGLFKALLFLGAGAVLHSTGTREMSRLGGLWKTMPWTAALFTLGAMAISGLPPLNGFVSEWLIFSGLFDAGRLRTAASLGAVPAAILLGVTGALALACFVKVCGVVFLGAPRSEDAANAHECSTGMRAAMGVLALGCLIIGLAPAFFWPTLLRVAGVWAQTAPDSGIANHLAPLGTAHAILALAILATAAAAIALLRGRQTRRQTWDCGYRAPTARMQYTAGSFAGIITAWFGWILRPSVHASLPEDIFPARSSLESHTPETVLEQVVTPAANSFLRLADFARTFQHGRVQSYLLYLCAALVMLSIAAIL
- the mraZ gene encoding division/cell wall cluster transcriptional repressor MraZ; amino-acid sequence: MFRGHSQRTQDPKGRLMLPPEFRDEVFANSPDGKLVLTNFDDCVAAYPLPEWEIIEQSFSKLNMADRKVRDFHRFFISGAAEVTLDKQGRILIPPHLRNYAGLQKDIVLAGVGRKFEIWDQERFEAGRNALQENVDQVMDDLAEKGFELRF
- a CDS encoding PTS sugar transporter subunit IIA gives rise to the protein MYINLIQIAESFGVSEHVIMEWVRKEGMPHVHDRDRILFERSQVMDWAASHGLGGQGGFLSEPAPSLANSRELVTLLRRGGIWHDVNTADLDSVFERIVRNLPGLPAAVSNMLAQRILAPGGITAAPVGAGFALPHPAMRVALGEACALVALIELNSAWSAVQPPDGIPVTRLLFFISPTPRLHVNMLGLLARSIASGMLNQALDNGADDETLLRIFAECAGKDVPRADGAPL
- a CDS encoding UDP-N-acetylmuramoyl-L-alanyl-D-glutamate--2,6-diaminopimelate ligase, which encodes MDQMTLQNVLEMLRSGTGLRTHSGAVMPGDVFVALSGTRVDGARFIEDAVARGATVVVHKEGVTVAPVEGVSTLAVPNPAQTLGVLARAACGTESRLPRIVGVTGTNGKTTTAHLIHFLLSANGLMTGLIGTVHCSWPGVQVPATMTTPDCLSLHGIIGRMVRDGVEDLVMEVSSHALDQERTAGLPMTVGVFSNLTQDHLDYHGDMERYFEAKGRLFLDGPARCARGLVNVDDEYGRRLKMMRPDLLGFGLDSDDAELRCRILSAGIEGMTLGISHDGNTWELRTSLVGRHNAYNLLSAVGTGLLLGLTAAQCACLSQALGAPGRLERVPNTRDLNIFIDYAHTPDALEKVSVALKSMGFKRLITVFGCGGDRDASKRPLMGAAVARHADVAVVTSDNPRTENPESILDQIEPGLDGARLVLREVDRRKAIALAVKSMQPGDALLIAGKGHEDYQVIGTEKRHFSDFEVVRECLA
- a CDS encoding penicillin-binding transpeptidase domain-containing protein, translated to MTKTGSKPSKDRSRGKILFAGVLFALALLGLWARAYFVQVVKGPEYAKMANRQYWASETVSGKRGEIFDRNGLLLAKTIATPSVYVRPNEVKDVWEVSHRLGSILGMSPKSLAAMLGPKKRFVWVARKISDAQAEAVKAEMLPGVYLETENSRQYPQGHMAGQLLGFVNIDGRGIEGLENSFNDLLMPSSTKYTVQKDAAGKRLSSLESGDRSSFNGQDLRLTLDSQVQLATEEALERSVIRAKGKSGMALVVEVPTGEILAWGHYPFFNPNAVKKTRGEWKNRMAVDIFEPGSTMKPIMVAAALQEKVCTPTKEYYCENGKWSVKGRRVKDTHKYENLTVSKIIRYSSNIGAAKIGLELGAAKFHSYLQELGFGRRIGLPLPGESAGLLNPVHQWKDVELANISFGQGLGVTMLQMADAYLCIANGGVRQPLRLVHEAGRPVEGKRIFDSDVARMVMAMLEEVVQEDGTGTQARIEGVRVAGKTGTAQKASPTGGYGGGYVASFVAIFPADKPRYLVCMMVDEPKAGHYGGVLVAPEVRNIGVQLLNSSGMLAEPVETMQMAKVSPERFWAPVQRMENISVDQEFMPDLQGATVREALEILVARGIVPVVKGQGVIIDKQKPLPGEKWPADKKCQLWLTGQAG
- the rsmH gene encoding 16S rRNA (cytosine(1402)-N(4))-methyltransferase RsmH, whose protein sequence is MDAYSDHIPVMLEEVMHWIAPHPGGFYMDATLGLGGHAARLMELTNGQARLLGLDRDEQALAKAGERLAQYGENVQLAHTSFQHFSRALREAGWDKLDGVIADLGVSSLQLDSPERGFSFLQDGPLDMRMDPGSGGEPASAIVNGASFERLRQLLWDYGEEPMAGRIASAIVKVRETARIESTLELARIVAAAYPAKRRALSRNHPATKTFQALRLEVNQELREVEFFLERIVDYLRPGARICVISFHSLEDRIVKRAFRKESSACLCPREYPVCQCGHTQKLRLPFRKPLIPTEDEMRANSRSRSAKLRVAERVDGETR